The DNA region TCTCCTGATTCCTCTTGATTCTCATGTGGGTGTCTTGCAGTTTGTCGTTTTGAATTTGAGCACCATGTGCATGGTGTAAAAACCTTGTTTTCCAGAGCTGCTCATGAATGGTAGACATGGCATAAAAGCATCTATCGATCATTTTCTAGCAAAGGAGCAGATCACTACCTCAAGCAGTGATGGTGACTATTTGACTTAATCATCATCAATTTATGCTAAATGGATAAGGATGCTCTGTGGTTGCTGGATGTTGAAATGAGTGCTTGCTGAACATGTCAGGTGTTTCCCAGTTTGTTGCCCAGTGTCTTAGGGTTAAAGCTGCAATAAGTAGTTGTAGCTGCTCTTTTCTAAATTTTGTACCACcaccaggggcggatctagagaaattttcttagggtggcgaagaaatcaaatggggtggcaaaatcaaagcctttttttttcatgcaggtggttacatatggttaaaataattcaaatgcagtaagtatacatgtttttcatataaatatagtctataacttaattattgtctgtagcccacataattacacaatttagttacataaaacatgtgagttttgatcttATGTACTATATAGCCTgtataagaaataaatatgtatCCCAAtgagtataaaatccagaaagctacacaacatggggcagttcatttacaaacacaagtctaagtttcacactgtcttttgttagaaaacaatcacattgttacatgcttaaattacacaaaatgtcagaaatctacactgtcatgaacaaaaatataaacctaatttttcatgatttgttggattaacccactgaggtctgaaatacaaccggacattttttgactccttttgagtttacgtttatagttcaccctcaaattgtttcattttattttttccccttgtcttgtttggtatcattcttttcagctaaacagaatttagttgtttttttcactgacatactgcattagtactactgatctgaaatcacacaaagaacttaaaatcctacaCAGCAAAAATGCCAGTGTTGATTTTTCAGTGTTAGTTGAATTCAACAGAGTTCGGAGTCTGATCAACACTTAATCGAGTTAAAATACCACATCGGGAGTGGATTCCTGAAAAGTGTTAGTGTGGATTTTAGTTGTTACTGCATTTTAACACTATGAGTTTTAAATTAGACCACACCCTCATTTCCTGTGGAGCAGCGCATTTCAGAATCTTCTTCGGTCGCCATCTTTTCTTGCTGCTGCGGTAAGTTTTATTCGGTTAAATATTAAGTTTTAGATTGATATTAGTACAAGTAACACGATAACTAGTAAGAAAATAGCATTTCTATCAAAATGCATGATCTTTAAGTGTCATATTtgaattttaactgttttttttattaagctgGTCTACTGCTAGCTAGAACTCCACCAAAGTACCACTTACTTTCCTAATATTCATTTAGCATATTCTGGCTGTTGGGAGAATATAACAACTACAACTTGTTAATATATATCTCAGTGTTTATTAAACGCCCTTTATTTAATTTCGAATCAAACTTGCCAAAGCCTTAGGTCAGGCGGGGCCACTTGCAATCCACGTCACTCCTACATGCAGCCTGTATATTTAGGTGAAGAAACAAAATGCGATTTAGCCCTTgaagtgatttttttcattattcatAAATGATTTAATGTGAAGGCAATATGTGCAGAGTGCTACAGGCCCTTGTAGGCAGTGTAGTCggtgctgcagggagaacgtGTGGGACTCCCCCTCCCGTTCTGTGTGGGAGGGAGAAACTTAGGAGTTGCTACCCTCGAGAAACGCTAAAtgaaagcatgtaaatataataataaccactgcagccaaaaagagtggtTGATGAGCCCAGCGGTAAGTAAGCtgttaagactcaactgtacactgtgtttgcTGACAGTAAAGCTAGTTACTGGCTACGAACCCAACGCGGAACTCGTTTATTGCTTTGGGAGCTAATTAACATAACGCTACATTAATCTGCCTTCTCCTGTGCGCTCACCAAAGAATTTAACCATTCCTTTGAAGATGTATATTTTAATAGGCTTGGTTGAGTTATCTGATatgactttttattatttttgcaatatttACATACATTTTACACACGTCAAGCCCTAACACctacttttcctctttttggaTTTCTTCTAAGATGTCATCATGTTGCTGAAAGTCAAGTACCAAAGTTCCAAGAAGTACATACGGTTACAGCCAGGTTTCACATACTTGGAGTTCATCAGTGAAGGTGGGTGGCAATCTTGTAAATCTTTATAACAAGCAGgacaagaaaaaatatttttgatattttggcATGAAGCAGACCTTGGAGATAGCCGAAAAATGCACAGTGTGAACTGGCCAGATTGACTGCTTGTGGGACTAACAGTGTTGAGTTAGCACACATAAATTACTCAAATTGGTTTTGCAAACACACAAGTTAGTGACTGAAATGTCACATTGCTaaactgcttttaaataaaagcaatgtGGAATTTCACATTAGCTTTGGAGATACAGCCTTTGTTCCATTCGAATTCAATTCTGTTTCAGATATGTTTACGTCACATGTTATCATCTTCGTTTAGTGAAAAACAAGTTTGGACTTCCTGATGTTACTGAACTGCACATTTTTGATGAGACTGACACAGCGGTGGAGGAAGACATCTTTCTTGAACTTATAGAGGCCAATCCTGACATATGCCTGACTGTATGTGACAGTGCAGCAGGAGATGGTAAGGTTTCATTTCATTGTTAAGTCTTGTTTTAACGAGTGTTCAGGGATTTGCAGCTGCATATTTTTTTACACTATTTGGCTGTGGCAATTTggatattaaaatgtattaagaCAAAACTGAGCATACAATtagcaaacatttcaaactacaattgatacattattgtattttacaTATTAAGCACACTCTTTTCATGaaagcataaaaacaaattGCTTTACATAATTAAAACTGATGAAAAAACTTTACACATGTTAATTGATccaaaatacatgaataaaagCTATGGTACACATGCACTCAGAAACACTTATACCCTTATCACACTCATTTATACACTCCATCCCCCTTCCTGCAAAAAagctattttctttttagttgaatttggaatataaataaaaataaagaacttaAATGACTCTGCCATATTGTCATTCTGATTATTTTAAGTTGTATGTAGTTATGTTATATGGTAGTATGATACCCCAGAGTTGCACCCCTCTTCTAGGTCAGTCATCCAttagttttctctttctttttcatgtttttaagcttgttttttttttttctatagctCATTCAACATCATCGTCCCTCACGGATACCATGTCTCTGTCCTCAAGTGACAGTGATCTTCACAGAGATTTGGGGATCCCCGTTACTGGAAGTAGACTGAGCACTGGGGCTAAGAACAAGCCTACCACAGAAGTTTCAGAGTCAGAGGCTGCAAAAGAGGTACTTtagatgcattttaaaaatgtaattagctAATTATTATTGTAAGTTTAGCTTGTCACAATATAAATATGGTTTCATTTAAACTTATAAAATTTTTGCAAGGTAAGAtaagcacggtggttagcactgctgccgcacagcaagaaggtcctgagttcaattccaccatcaggccgggtctttgcatgttctccccgtgtttgcgtaggttctctccgggtacaccggcttcctCCCTATGGTGaggaagccggtgtacccggttaggttaattgaaaaatccaaattgcccgtgggagtgaatgtgagtgcgaatggatgtctgtccctgtgtgttagccctgtgacagactggcgacctgtccagggtgtaccccgcctctcaccctatgacagctgggataggctccagccgcaaccctggaaaggataagtggaagcgaatgaATTGGATGGAAGATAACTTAATGCATTGCTGATGGGATTTCGGTGTGTGGGAGTGGGGTTGCTCTGTACCCTATTAATGTTAGTTTTTTGTATGAATCTGTAATGGTGGGTTAGATTTATTTAATAACATACATGTGCTAATTGACAATTCTTTTGTTGAAGATGGTAGAAAATGCATTGCGCATAAAACCTGGAGGTGAGGATGTCTTGGAGGAGTACAAGTCTGAGAAATCACTGCAGCATCGCACGCGCAGGCAGCTTGTTAACATACTAGCTAGTCACATGACTGAGATGCATGGGTAAGTGGTTTTGAAGAAACAAAACTAATTCAGATCAAAAGAGGTGATCTAGGACTGCTTTGTTTTCAAGACGTGTAACACTGAATTATGTTTAGGAAACGACATTATTATTAAAGTGGCAgggtttattttgatttttctgtttgtatttgttttctttgctgtaaaGGAGGATTCCTTCACGTAAGCAGAAAGAGAAGTATGCCTTGGGAATCATTACACTTTTTCCTTCGCTGAAGGATCCTTTTTCTCCAAAAGGCTAtgtaagtaaaaaaacaaacttcataCCTGAAGACAATTTAGCTTTATAGACTGTAACTTTTCAATGTTTGTTTGACATATAATTCATCAgttaaaaaattgaaaaacaaaaacttttagtacatttttttcttagttgcttatctaaaaatgtaattgattATTAAAATCTTTGCTGACAGTAGGAATTTATCATAAAATGCATAACAATTGTTGAAAACATCTATCTATCAAACTACAACCCTAtagataaaaatgtaattttttaggTTATAAAATTATAACTGCAATTCTAAGATCACTTAGTGATTTActtattttt from Pelmatolapia mariae isolate MD_Pm_ZW linkage group LG17, Pm_UMD_F_2, whole genome shotgun sequence includes:
- the LOC134615977 gene encoding uncharacterized protein LOC134615977, with translation MLLKVKYQSSKKYIRLQPGFTYLEFISEVKNKFGLPDVTELHIFDETDTAVEEDIFLELIEANPDICLTVCDSAAGDAHSTSSSLTDTMSLSSSDSDLHRDLGIPVTGSRLSTGAKNKPTTEVSESEAAKEMVENALRIKPGGEDVLEEYKSEKSLQHRTRRQLVNILASHMTEMHGRIPSRKQKEKYALGIITLFPSLKDPFSPKGYLNQDFQLLFGAETASKLLEKWEIAFKPKIIDEARHLTRSAEVHQLLKAAEKLATNDGRKKTKISPCDAVDKMVHFHKSNCSIDEHLRKREGKQPYILAVGRTQNNIHQFYIVVDKHLIPCQATSSLGAFDELFKSHYVFNLSYDESLVQLYTFVQTAIYSIDATTTSGSPRVCELRAKFFN